In Haloplanus rubicundus, one DNA window encodes the following:
- a CDS encoding ubiquitin-like small modifier protein 1 encodes MDLQLRFFATFREAVGQKTLEREFEDGSTVGEVLLALESEYNGLEGQLLDDQGELQPNLNILKNGREVLHMKGPQTPMEDGDTLSIFPPVAGGA; translated from the coding sequence ATGGACCTGCAACTGCGGTTTTTCGCAACGTTTCGCGAAGCGGTCGGCCAGAAGACCCTCGAACGCGAGTTCGAGGACGGCTCGACCGTCGGAGAGGTGCTTCTCGCCCTCGAATCCGAATACAACGGGCTCGAGGGGCAACTGCTGGACGATCAGGGCGAACTGCAGCCGAACCTCAACATCCTGAAGAACGGGCGGGAGGTGCTGCACATGAAGGGGCCGCAGACGCCGATGGAGGACGGCGACACGCTGTCTATCTTCCCGCCGGTGGCGGGAGGGGCATGA
- a CDS encoding cold-shock protein has product MANGTVDFFNDTGGYGFIETDDADDDVFFHMEDVGGPDLEEGQDVDFEIEDSPKGPRATNVVRN; this is encoded by the coding sequence ATGGCAAACGGTACGGTTGATTTCTTCAACGACACAGGCGGCTACGGTTTCATCGAGACTGACGACGCGGACGACGACGTGTTCTTCCACATGGAGGACGTTGGCGGTCCGGACCTCGAAGAGGGACAGGACGTGGACTTCGAAATCGAGGACTCCCCCAAGGGTCCCCGCGCGACGAACGTCGTCCGCAACTAA
- a CDS encoding ABC transporter permease: protein MSVVGLKTLTRREILRFLRRPKNTFAPPLITNVLYFSVFGVILGQRIDTIQGIPYILFILPGLVVLGAISNAFENAAFSIFHGRWNEYIHEPLTSPLSYTEMATAYVLAGAARGAIVGVLIAIVGAAFTSVGVTRPLYLVGFAVVITVLFAGIGVVGGLWADDWDDLTMMNQFILRPLVFFGGVFYSIAELPPLLTTLSYLNPMVYMVNGVRYGFLGASEVDPNVSLLVLAVLAAAVVALDIALFRRGYGLTE from the coding sequence ATGAGCGTCGTCGGCCTCAAGACGCTGACGCGCCGGGAGATCCTCCGCTTTCTCCGCCGCCCCAAGAACACCTTCGCGCCGCCGCTGATCACGAACGTCCTCTACTTCTCGGTGTTCGGCGTCATCCTCGGCCAGCGTATCGACACGATCCAGGGGATTCCGTACATCCTCTTTATCCTCCCCGGTCTCGTCGTCCTCGGCGCCATCTCCAACGCCTTCGAGAACGCCGCGTTCTCCATCTTCCACGGCCGGTGGAACGAGTACATCCACGAACCGCTCACCTCGCCGCTCTCCTACACCGAGATGGCGACGGCGTACGTCCTCGCGGGCGCGGCCCGCGGCGCCATCGTCGGCGTCCTCATCGCCATCGTCGGCGCCGCGTTCACCTCGGTGGGGGTGACCCGCCCGCTCTATCTCGTCGGCTTCGCCGTCGTCATCACCGTCCTCTTCGCCGGCATCGGCGTCGTCGGCGGTCTCTGGGCCGACGACTGGGACGACCTCACCATGATGAACCAGTTCATCCTCCGACCCCTCGTTTTCTTCGGCGGCGTCTTCTACTCCATCGCCGAACTCCCGCCGCTGTTGACGACGCTCTCCTATCTCAACCCCATGGTCTACATGGTCAACGGGGTGCGCTACGGCTTCCTCGGCGCCAGCGAGGTCGATCCGAACGTCTCGCTGCTCGTCCTCGCCGTCCTCGCCGCGGCCGTCGTCGCCCTCGATATCGCCCTGTTCCGGCGGGGGTACGGCCTGACCGAGTGA
- a CDS encoding pyridoxamine 5'-phosphate oxidase family protein encodes MTEVSYTGEWDRAGVASFLADAHVPIRVACRTPPGGLWMLSLWYDFDPDAGEFVCATSADADVVRYLRADDGVAFEVSTNDPPYRGVRGCGSATLTPDDDKAVLRSLLERYLGGTDSSLARRLLDPARDEVAIRIDPERCYSWDFTERMQDVSQD; translated from the coding sequence ATGACCGAGGTTTCGTACACCGGCGAGTGGGACCGCGCGGGGGTCGCGTCCTTTCTCGCCGACGCTCACGTCCCGATCCGTGTGGCCTGCCGGACACCCCCCGGCGGCCTCTGGATGCTCTCGCTGTGGTACGACTTCGACCCCGACGCCGGCGAGTTCGTCTGTGCTACCTCGGCCGACGCGGACGTAGTGCGATATCTCCGGGCGGACGACGGCGTCGCCTTCGAGGTGTCGACCAACGATCCACCCTACCGGGGAGTCCGTGGCTGTGGCTCGGCGACCCTGACCCCCGACGACGACAAGGCCGTGTTGCGCTCCCTCCTCGAACGCTACCTCGGCGGTACCGACTCGTCGCTCGCCCGTCGGCTCCTCGACCCGGCGCGGGACGAAGTCGCCATCCGGATCGACCCCGAGCGATGCTACTCGTGGGACTTCACGGAGCGAATGCAGGACGTCAGTCAGGACTGA
- a CDS encoding AzlC family ABC transporter permease: MLPDDFRAGVRAALPSLLGLVPFGLVAGIAAVNAGLSPFQAIGLSAVVFAGAAQLAAIDLLARDASLAVVVVTAVVINLRMAMYSASIAPYFESFRRRWAVGCSYLLTDVSYALSIAEFTDESGTDRRWYYLGVAGAIWAVWQLTTVAGVLLGAGIPESWGVGFAVPLVFLTLLVGDVSDRPRLVAALVGGSVAVVGATWPLNLGLLGGALAGVVAGVVVDWRGSDA; this comes from the coding sequence ATGCTCCCCGACGACTTCCGCGCCGGCGTCCGCGCGGCGCTGCCCTCCCTCCTCGGACTGGTCCCGTTCGGCCTCGTCGCGGGCATCGCCGCGGTGAACGCCGGCCTCTCGCCGTTTCAGGCCATCGGGCTGTCGGCCGTCGTCTTCGCCGGCGCCGCACAGCTCGCCGCCATCGACCTGCTCGCACGGGACGCCTCACTCGCCGTCGTCGTCGTCACGGCCGTCGTCATCAACCTCCGGATGGCGATGTACTCCGCTTCCATCGCACCGTACTTCGAATCCTTCCGCCGTCGGTGGGCGGTGGGCTGTTCGTACCTCCTGACCGACGTGTCCTACGCCCTGTCTATCGCCGAGTTCACCGACGAGTCGGGGACCGATCGGCGGTGGTACTACCTCGGCGTCGCCGGCGCCATCTGGGCCGTCTGGCAACTCACGACCGTCGCCGGCGTCCTCCTCGGGGCGGGCATCCCCGAGAGCTGGGGGGTGGGCTTCGCCGTTCCGCTGGTCTTTCTCACGCTCCTCGTCGGCGACGTGTCGGATCGCCCCCGACTGGTCGCCGCGCTCGTCGGGGGGAGCGTCGCCGTCGTCGGGGCGACGTGGCCGCTGAATCTCGGCCTCCTCGGTGGGGCGCTCGCCGGCGTCGTCGCCGGCGTCGTCGTCGATTGGAGGGGGAGCGACGCGTGA
- the arcS gene encoding archaeosine synthase subunit alpha — protein MTEYFEVHARDGAARIGELRLRDPVTTPALADDVVVDAGSLWAADRDPPEGNEGAVTVLPHRAFPAGTDPTVQESFAVDYPDVDFPSAGVVTAETAADYGCDAYVLANAPGVVGHGESFRDETIAVREAIPPDTALYLAGVATPANVASLVAAGVDLVDAKLARVKGRQGVYLTTEGEYHLDELAAEGGELPGSFPSDPPLDEFTREDCVSHNVAALDSALATVRTRIRRGRLRDYLEGQARHENWLTATFREFDHEYRYLEERTPVIREAEISAASEETLDRVEIQRFADRVTTRYRNRFSNPLVLVPCSARKPYSDSQSHAQFHRAIHYRGHLASMTSPIGVVPQELECTYPAQHYDAVVTGDWSEGEKTFVAAVLRRYLERNDYPRVIAHVPGEGYRDICERVADDVDVPFEFTVADHPTTSESLSNLSDALAGELKYSKRERQHNTVRAIADYQFGAGAGDDLFPDLRTTSRHPKLQIRDDEGTQLAAQVPQYGVLSFTLDGARHWAESDAPTKRVEIDSFVPHGSVLAPGVVDASEGIRVGDEVVVEGPVAFGVGRAEMSGPEMRDSTRGVAVQVRHVEET, from the coding sequence ATGACCGAGTATTTCGAGGTTCACGCGCGGGACGGCGCCGCCCGGATCGGCGAACTCCGCCTGCGTGACCCCGTGACGACCCCCGCGCTCGCCGACGACGTCGTCGTCGACGCCGGGAGTCTGTGGGCCGCCGACCGCGACCCGCCGGAGGGAAACGAGGGGGCGGTGACGGTGCTTCCCCACCGCGCCTTCCCCGCGGGCACCGACCCGACCGTCCAGGAGTCCTTCGCCGTCGACTACCCCGACGTCGACTTCCCGAGCGCCGGCGTCGTCACCGCCGAGACGGCCGCCGACTACGGCTGTGACGCCTACGTCCTCGCGAACGCCCCGGGCGTCGTCGGCCACGGCGAATCCTTCCGCGACGAGACCATCGCCGTCCGCGAGGCGATTCCGCCGGACACCGCCCTCTATCTCGCCGGCGTCGCCACGCCCGCGAACGTCGCCAGCCTCGTCGCCGCCGGTGTCGACCTCGTCGACGCCAAACTCGCCCGCGTGAAGGGGAGACAGGGCGTGTATCTCACGACCGAGGGCGAGTACCACCTCGACGAACTCGCCGCCGAGGGCGGCGAACTCCCCGGTTCCTTCCCCTCCGATCCGCCGCTCGACGAGTTCACCCGCGAGGACTGCGTTTCCCACAACGTCGCGGCGCTCGACTCCGCGCTCGCGACCGTTCGCACCCGGATTCGCCGGGGGCGCCTGCGGGACTACCTGGAGGGGCAGGCCCGCCACGAGAACTGGCTGACCGCCACGTTCCGCGAGTTCGACCACGAGTACCGCTATCTGGAGGAGCGCACGCCCGTCATTCGCGAAGCGGAGATCAGCGCGGCGAGCGAGGAGACGCTGGATCGGGTCGAGATTCAGCGCTTCGCCGACCGCGTGACGACCCGCTATCGCAACCGGTTCTCGAACCCGCTCGTCCTCGTCCCCTGTTCGGCGCGGAAACCCTACAGCGACTCCCAGAGCCACGCCCAGTTCCACCGCGCCATACATTATCGCGGCCACCTCGCCTCGATGACCTCGCCCATCGGCGTCGTGCCCCAGGAACTGGAGTGTACCTACCCCGCCCAGCACTACGACGCCGTCGTCACCGGCGACTGGAGCGAGGGGGAGAAGACGTTCGTCGCGGCGGTGCTCCGGCGCTACCTGGAGCGCAACGACTACCCCCGGGTCATCGCGCACGTCCCCGGCGAGGGCTACCGCGACATCTGCGAACGGGTGGCCGACGACGTGGACGTGCCCTTCGAGTTCACCGTCGCGGACCACCCCACCACCTCCGAGTCGCTGTCGAACCTCTCGGACGCCCTCGCGGGCGAACTCAAGTACTCGAAGCGGGAGCGCCAGCACAACACGGTGCGGGCCATCGCGGACTACCAGTTCGGCGCGGGCGCGGGCGACGACCTGTTTCCCGACCTGCGGACGACGAGCCGGCACCCCAAGTTGCAGATTCGTGACGACGAGGGAACGCAACTCGCGGCACAGGTGCCCCAGTACGGCGTCCTCTCTTTCACGCTCGACGGCGCCCGGCACTGGGCCGAGAGCGACGCGCCGACCAAGCGGGTCGAAATCGACTCCTTCGTCCCCCACGGGAGCGTCCTCGCTCCCGGCGTCGTCGACGCGAGCGAGGGAATTCGCGTCGGCGACGAGGTGGTCGTCGAGGGGCCCGTTGCCTTCGGCGTCGGCCGCGCCGAGATGAGCGGGCCGGAGATGCGGGACAGTACGCGGGGCGTGGCCGTCCAGGTGCGCCACGTCGAGGAGACGTAG
- a CDS encoding S49 family peptidase encodes MSNSPDGSGLTRVQSYALVVAAAVLLSAILAPVAYDRATAPDGTVAVVSVEGFISSNSVSSVQEDLREARENESIDAVVLNVDSPGGSAAASEQLYLSVQRTAQEMPVVASVKSTGASGAYYAMLPARDIYVTPASIVGSVGVRGGTPGPSLPGEIKSGPDKASATADQRRAQIETLQRAFVGSVMKHRSDELELSRTEVAHAKVYTGARAVDNGMADRIGSTPEAIERAASAAGLEDYDVVRKEPPRLGGLFLLSTEDGGTVVVEQSPAGYDAVDTPTFLMVYGDVQTESEVIGNVSA; translated from the coding sequence ATGTCGAACAGCCCCGATGGCTCGGGACTGACGCGGGTCCAGTCGTACGCCCTCGTCGTCGCCGCAGCCGTCCTGTTGAGCGCGATCCTCGCCCCGGTCGCCTACGACCGGGCGACGGCCCCCGACGGCACGGTCGCCGTCGTCTCCGTCGAGGGGTTCATCTCCTCGAACTCGGTGTCGTCCGTCCAGGAGGACCTCCGCGAGGCTCGCGAGAACGAATCGATCGACGCGGTCGTCCTGAACGTCGACAGCCCCGGCGGGTCGGCGGCCGCGAGCGAACAGCTCTACCTCTCGGTCCAACGGACCGCCCAGGAGATGCCGGTTGTCGCGAGCGTCAAGTCCACCGGCGCGTCGGGAGCGTACTACGCCATGCTCCCCGCGCGTGACATCTACGTCACCCCGGCCTCCATCGTCGGGAGCGTCGGTGTTCGCGGCGGAACGCCCGGTCCCTCGCTCCCCGGCGAGATCAAGAGCGGCCCCGACAAGGCCAGCGCGACGGCCGACCAGCGCCGCGCACAGATCGAGACGCTCCAGCGCGCGTTCGTCGGGAGCGTCATGAAACACCGGAGCGACGAACTCGAACTCTCGCGGACCGAGGTCGCACACGCGAAGGTCTACACCGGCGCCCGCGCCGTCGACAACGGCATGGCCGACCGGATCGGGTCGACGCCCGAAGCCATCGAACGGGCCGCCTCGGCGGCCGGTCTCGAGGACTACGACGTCGTCCGCAAGGAACCGCCCCGCCTCGGCGGGCTGTTCCTCCTCAGTACCGAGGACGGCGGCACCGTCGTGGTCGAGCAGAGTCCCGCCGGCTACGACGCCGTCGACACCCCCACGTTCCTGATGGTGTACGGCGACGTGCAGACCGAATCGGAGGTGATCGGCAATGTCAGCGCCTAA
- a CDS encoding aldehyde ferredoxin oxidoreductase family protein yields the protein MPSPVRRDVIRVDLSAGTVVRERVPDDWRHDFLGGKGLGARYLYAELDAGTDPLGPDNRLAFFLGPLSGYLPAESRYAAVTKSPLTGAFLDSYSGGSFADALAGALPEAFGLIVQGAADEPVQLTVADGDVTVESAADLWGADAAEVDDALAGSVACIGPAGENEVAYATVASDGGDHHAGRGGAGAVMGAKRLKAVAVHGDSPEPTPELAALRERYDDAYRDDDTGRWQAAGETVESVDFANEVGVLSTRGWQGGTFDDAGDIGVEAVREAATGRENEEDAVPGGFRVEAGDDESVPRGGALMSLGAGLGIDDFDDVARLGSVCDLLGMDAISAGNAVAWVMRAVDAAAVDFETDVDLAFGDADAAAALLEAIATRSTDLGDTLADGVEAARERHGAATVPTVKSMELPAYDPRGAAGMALAYATSDRGGCHRRARPVEREAFARDEWSDADRVATVVGAQNVRSTLWSLVVDDFAGETMWEDLGAEWLRAVGLDHDRASLATLGERVWTLVRLFNVREGFDRADDTLPELFEDPLPDGPAAGRTVDREAFEAMLDAYYAARGWSVEGLPTAETVDRLGLGPVVDDETPLGSAPAVTPVEHDPGRDYSP from the coding sequence ATGCCATCGCCCGTCCGGCGCGACGTGATCCGGGTCGATCTCTCCGCGGGCACCGTCGTTCGCGAGCGCGTCCCCGACGACTGGCGACACGACTTCCTGGGCGGCAAGGGTCTCGGCGCCCGCTACCTCTACGCGGAACTCGACGCGGGGACCGACCCGCTCGGCCCCGACAACCGCCTCGCCTTCTTCCTCGGCCCGCTCTCGGGTTACCTGCCGGCTGAATCGCGCTACGCCGCCGTCACCAAGTCGCCGCTGACCGGCGCCTTCCTCGACTCCTACAGCGGCGGGTCGTTCGCGGACGCCCTCGCGGGGGCGCTCCCCGAGGCCTTCGGGCTGATCGTCCAGGGCGCCGCCGACGAGCCGGTGCAACTGACCGTCGCCGACGGCGACGTGACCGTCGAGTCGGCGGCCGACCTCTGGGGCGCCGACGCCGCGGAGGTGGACGACGCGCTCGCGGGATCGGTCGCCTGTATCGGCCCGGCCGGCGAGAACGAGGTGGCGTACGCGACGGTCGCCTCCGACGGCGGCGACCACCACGCCGGCCGCGGCGGCGCCGGAGCCGTGATGGGCGCGAAACGGCTGAAGGCCGTCGCCGTCCACGGCGACTCGCCGGAGCCGACGCCGGAACTCGCGGCGCTCCGGGAGCGCTACGACGACGCCTACCGCGACGACGACACCGGTCGCTGGCAGGCCGCCGGCGAGACGGTCGAGAGCGTCGACTTCGCCAACGAGGTGGGCGTCCTCTCCACCCGCGGCTGGCAGGGCGGGACGTTCGACGACGCCGGCGACATCGGCGTCGAGGCGGTGCGCGAGGCAGCGACGGGGCGGGAAAACGAAGAGGACGCCGTCCCGGGGGGCTTTCGCGTCGAGGCCGGAGACGACGAGTCGGTGCCGCGGGGCGGCGCCCTGATGTCGCTCGGCGCCGGCCTCGGGATCGACGACTTCGACGACGTGGCCCGTCTCGGCTCGGTCTGTGACCTGCTCGGTATGGACGCCATCAGCGCCGGCAACGCCGTCGCGTGGGTGATGCGCGCGGTGGACGCGGCCGCCGTCGACTTCGAGACGGATGTCGACCTCGCGTTCGGCGACGCCGACGCCGCGGCGGCGTTGCTGGAGGCCATCGCCACCCGTTCGACCGACCTCGGTGACACGCTCGCCGACGGGGTCGAGGCCGCCCGCGAGCGGCACGGCGCCGCGACGGTGCCGACGGTGAAGTCGATGGAACTGCCGGCCTACGACCCCCGCGGCGCCGCGGGGATGGCGCTGGCCTACGCCACCAGCGACCGCGGGGGGTGTCACCGCCGCGCCCGGCCGGTCGAGCGCGAGGCGTTCGCCCGCGACGAGTGGAGCGACGCCGACCGCGTCGCCACCGTCGTCGGCGCCCAGAACGTCCGCTCGACGCTCTGGAGCCTCGTCGTCGACGACTTCGCCGGCGAGACCATGTGGGAGGACCTCGGCGCGGAGTGGCTGCGGGCGGTCGGGCTGGACCACGACCGGGCGTCGCTGGCGACGCTCGGCGAACGCGTCTGGACGCTCGTCCGCCTGTTCAACGTCCGCGAGGGGTTCGACCGGGCGGACGACACCCTGCCCGAACTGTTCGAGGACCCGCTTCCCGACGGGCCGGCGGCCGGCCGCACCGTCGACCGCGAGGCGTTCGAGGCGATGCTCGACGCCTACTACGCGGCGCGTGGCTGGTCGGTCGAGGGGCTGCCGACCGCCGAGACGGTCGACCGACTTGGGCTCGGTCCGGTCGTCGACGACGAGACGCCGCTCGGATCGGCGCCGGCCGTCACGCCCGTCGAGCACGACCCCGGCCGCGACTACAGCCCGTGA
- a CDS encoding ABC transporter ATP-binding protein, with protein sequence MVAAIEIDDLRKEYGDVTALDGVSLTVPEGSFFGLLGPNGAGKTTFINVLVGLVRKSGGTARVFGHDVETDYREARNCIGLAPQEFNVDRFFPIREVLEHKAGYHGIPASEARERADEALKQVGIYEKRDTRFDWLSGGMKRRFLIARALVTRPDLLILDEPTAGVDVQLRHDLWDLITDLNESGTTILLTTHYIEEAERLCDEVAILDSGQVVTVSTPDELMDRGTDRITVTFREPIRSAPEIAAGNGHVEAVEVEDGRLVVAASRGGLVAPDLVRELDSAGYEIVDLDVSRTSLEEVFVEMTRTDSAVADGGQV encoded by the coding sequence ATGGTTGCCGCCATAGAGATCGACGATCTCAGGAAGGAGTACGGCGACGTGACGGCGCTCGACGGCGTCTCGCTGACCGTGCCCGAGGGGAGCTTCTTCGGCCTGCTCGGTCCGAACGGGGCCGGCAAGACGACCTTCATCAACGTCCTCGTCGGCCTCGTCCGCAAGAGCGGCGGGACGGCACGGGTGTTCGGCCACGACGTGGAGACCGACTACCGCGAGGCCCGGAACTGCATCGGCCTCGCGCCCCAGGAGTTCAACGTCGACCGCTTCTTCCCCATCCGGGAGGTGCTGGAACACAAAGCGGGGTACCACGGGATTCCGGCGAGCGAGGCGCGCGAGCGCGCCGACGAGGCCCTGAAGCAGGTCGGCATCTACGAGAAGCGGGACACGCGCTTCGACTGGCTCTCCGGCGGGATGAAGCGTCGCTTCCTCATCGCGCGCGCCCTCGTCACCCGCCCCGACCTCCTGATCCTCGACGAGCCGACGGCCGGCGTCGACGTCCAGCTCCGGCACGACCTCTGGGACCTCATCACCGACCTCAACGAGTCCGGGACGACCATCCTGCTCACCACCCACTACATCGAGGAGGCCGAACGTCTCTGTGACGAGGTTGCCATCCTCGACAGCGGCCAGGTGGTGACGGTGAGTACCCCCGACGAACTCATGGACCGCGGCACCGACCGCATCACGGTCACGTTCCGCGAACCGATCCGCTCGGCGCCCGAAATTGCCGCCGGCAACGGGCACGTCGAGGCCGTCGAGGTGGAGGACGGCCGCCTCGTCGTCGCCGCGTCCCGTGGTGGCCTCGTCGCCCCGGACCTCGTTCGCGAACTCGACTCCGCGGGGTACGAAATCGTCGACCTCGACGTCTCGCGCACCTCGCTGGAGGAAGTGTTCGTCGAGATGACCCGCACGGACTCGGCGGTGGCGGACGGGGGACAGGTATGA
- the aceA gene encoding isocitrate lyase, producing MTPEELDTDTVTRDIDNPAAEQFREQLADQQFVFAPGLYHALDARLAEMTGHDAVYMSGYSTVLGQFGFPDLEMVTMTEMVENAKRIAEATTLPVIADCDTGYGGIHNVRRAVREYEKAGVAAVHIEDQTTPKRCGHIAGKQIVSREDAEARFSAAVDAKQCEDTVIIARTDAYGSANGDWEEHLERGRIYADAGVDLVWPEMPDPSREDAVEYAETIHETHPDLDLAFNYSSSFAWSEEEDPLTFAELGDLGYKYIFITLFGLHSGAHAVYEDFERLAEADEEAQFDLENRYLGHPTESHHELSFVSKYQDIEAQFDPEAKRRMESSEGFSEDESDPISTAEEPETPTPNDDD from the coding sequence ATGACGCCCGAAGAACTCGACACCGACACGGTCACCAGAGACATCGACAACCCGGCGGCCGAGCAGTTCCGCGAGCAGCTCGCGGATCAGCAGTTCGTGTTCGCGCCCGGCCTCTATCACGCCCTCGACGCGCGGCTGGCGGAGATGACGGGTCACGACGCCGTCTACATGAGCGGCTACTCGACCGTCCTCGGCCAGTTCGGCTTCCCGGACCTCGAGATGGTGACGATGACCGAGATGGTCGAGAACGCAAAGCGCATCGCGGAAGCCACCACGCTCCCGGTGATCGCCGACTGCGACACCGGCTACGGCGGCATCCACAACGTCCGCCGCGCGGTGCGGGAGTACGAGAAGGCCGGCGTCGCGGCGGTCCACATCGAGGACCAGACGACGCCCAAGCGCTGTGGCCACATCGCGGGCAAACAGATCGTCTCCCGCGAGGACGCGGAGGCGCGTTTCAGCGCCGCCGTCGACGCCAAGCAGTGCGAGGACACCGTCATCATCGCCCGCACGGACGCCTACGGCTCCGCCAACGGCGACTGGGAGGAACACCTCGAACGCGGGCGCATCTACGCCGACGCCGGCGTCGACCTCGTCTGGCCCGAGATGCCCGACCCGTCCCGCGAGGATGCGGTCGAGTACGCAGAGACCATCCACGAGACCCACCCCGACCTCGATCTGGCCTTCAACTACTCCTCCTCCTTCGCGTGGTCCGAGGAGGAGGACCCGCTGACGTTCGCGGAACTCGGTGACCTCGGCTACAAGTACATCTTCATCACCCTGTTCGGCCTCCACTCCGGCGCCCACGCGGTTTACGAGGACTTCGAGCGCCTCGCGGAGGCCGACGAGGAGGCGCAGTTCGACCTCGAGAACCGCTATCTGGGACACCCGACGGAGAGCCACCACGAACTCTCCTTCGTCAGCAAGTACCAGGACATCGAGGCGCAGTTCGACCCCGAGGCGAAGCGCCGGATGGAGTCCTCGGAAGGCTTCAGCGAGGACGAGAGCGACCCCATCTCCACCGCGGAGGAACCCGAGACGCCGACGCCGAACGACGACGACTGA
- a CDS encoding AzlD domain-containing protein: MTTTYGPLAIWAVVLVVGVATFAIRYSFVYLFGRIEGVPPRVEEALRFVPAAVLAALVAPAVVDPGPTVAATVLDDRLLAGAVAAVVAWYTENMFATIAVGLLALWAVGAVL, encoded by the coding sequence GTGACGACGACGTACGGCCCGCTCGCCATCTGGGCGGTCGTCCTCGTCGTCGGCGTCGCCACCTTCGCCATCCGCTACTCCTTCGTCTACCTGTTCGGTCGGATCGAGGGGGTGCCGCCGCGGGTGGAGGAGGCGCTCCGGTTCGTCCCGGCGGCGGTGCTGGCGGCGCTCGTCGCGCCGGCCGTCGTCGATCCGGGGCCGACGGTGGCGGCGACGGTCCTCGACGACCGCCTGCTCGCCGGCGCCGTCGCGGCCGTCGTGGCGTGGTACACCGAAAACATGTTCGCGACCATCGCCGTCGGACTGCTCGCGCTGTGGGCGGTCGGGGCAGTGCTGTAA
- a CDS encoding DUF4350 domain-containing protein, with protein MSAPNSRLAAVFVVIVAVIVGGAAVAPYALGSEADAGSDPVDVENQQFQPGTILPDETPEEGEITMDSDATGKTILVDVGHQNGVSETELEPLLSTLAENGHRIRFYRGQRRSLNESLRSADAFLVVSPREKFTSDELAGVEAFTDAGGRMLVMGEPPSVQVSGGILFGLGGLQETGPQTASLGSDYGIAYGSGYLYNMETNDNNYKSVFAEPAATTDLTTGVDRVVMREAVPIRTADATRALVGVDGTHLSTTRDPGTYAVVARSGNVTAVGDTDFVTRENAFDADNEVLIGNLADFLVDGEKRSGAPAEPGADEPQRPPTGGNGGAPTPPPRPTPAPA; from the coding sequence ATGTCAGCGCCTAACTCCAGACTCGCGGCCGTCTTCGTCGTCATCGTCGCGGTAATCGTCGGCGGTGCAGCCGTCGCCCCCTACGCACTCGGCTCCGAGGCCGACGCGGGTTCCGACCCCGTCGACGTCGAGAACCAGCAGTTCCAGCCCGGGACGATCCTCCCCGACGAGACGCCCGAGGAGGGTGAGATCACCATGGACAGCGACGCCACCGGCAAGACGATCCTCGTCGACGTGGGGCACCAGAACGGTGTCTCCGAGACCGAACTCGAACCCCTGCTGTCGACGCTCGCCGAGAACGGCCACCGGATCCGGTTCTACCGGGGTCAGCGGCGGAGCCTCAACGAGTCGCTCCGCTCGGCCGACGCTTTCCTCGTCGTCAGCCCGCGCGAGAAGTTCACGAGCGACGAACTCGCCGGCGTCGAGGCGTTCACCGACGCCGGCGGCCGGATGCTCGTGATGGGCGAGCCGCCGTCGGTGCAGGTGTCCGGCGGCATCCTCTTCGGCCTCGGCGGTCTTCAGGAGACCGGCCCCCAGACCGCCTCGCTCGGCTCGGACTACGGCATCGCGTACGGTTCGGGCTATCTCTACAATATGGAGACGAACGACAACAACTACAAGAGCGTCTTCGCCGAGCCGGCGGCGACCACCGACCTCACCACGGGCGTCGACCGCGTCGTGATGCGCGAGGCCGTCCCGATCCGGACGGCCGACGCGACGCGTGCGCTCGTCGGCGTCGACGGGACGCACCTGTCGACGACCCGCGACCCCGGGACGTACGCCGTGGTCGCCCGCAGCGGCAACGTCACCGCGGTCGGTGACACGGACTTCGTCACCCGCGAGAACGCCTTCGACGCCGACAACGAGGTGCTGATCGGCAACCTCGCCGACTTCCTCGTCGACGGCGAGAAGCGGTCGGGCGCGCCGGCCGAACCGGGGGCCGACGAACCACAGCGCCCGCCGACCGGCGGGAACGGCGGCGCGCCGACGCCGCCTCCGCGGCCGACACCGGCACCCGCCTGA